In the Ruminococcus sp. OA3 genome, one interval contains:
- a CDS encoding sugar ABC transporter substrate-binding protein has product MKRKMIGVMLVITMAFSLIACSSSDKDTKPADGSSASEDVSASDDTSASEDSDTDVSGLKVGIVMKSSDEFQNAVVRGATEAAVDAGVLESNIKAVASTSESDSMQQVTAIEDMISNGTNILLCACQEENALKGVLGQAADAGIKVVMVDTDCPSFEDKVTFIGTDNYQAAYDGALEFAKRLEKGSSVVILRGKLGDVNHESRTEGLKTALEESGMKVLEVQDANCETDKAANTMESFLSKYPDQINAVMVTSDSMAVGAAQAIESAGAEGIKICGFDGFQSAIELVETGEVEMIIGQKPYDMGSEGFACGLGSLEGETYDAYINPGIQVIDSENYKDFLG; this is encoded by the coding sequence ATGAAAAGAAAAATGATTGGTGTAATGTTAGTGATCACAATGGCATTTTCGTTAATAGCCTGCAGCTCCAGTGACAAGGATACCAAACCCGCTGACGGCTCATCAGCATCAGAAGACGTTTCGGCTTCTGATGATACTTCGGCCTCAGAGGATTCGGATACAGATGTTTCCGGTTTAAAAGTCGGAATTGTGATGAAGTCATCCGATGAATTTCAGAATGCAGTAGTCAGGGGTGCAACAGAAGCCGCCGTTGATGCCGGTGTTTTGGAATCCAATATCAAGGCAGTAGCTTCAACAAGTGAATCTGATTCCATGCAGCAGGTTACAGCGATCGAAGATATGATTTCGAACGGAACCAATATTCTGCTGTGTGCCTGCCAGGAAGAAAATGCTTTGAAAGGTGTTCTGGGGCAGGCGGCAGATGCAGGAATAAAAGTTGTCATGGTCGATACCGATTGTCCATCTTTTGAGGATAAAGTGACTTTCATCGGTACTGACAATTACCAGGCGGCATATGACGGAGCATTAGAATTCGCCAAGCGGTTGGAAAAAGGATCCAGCGTTGTCATTCTGCGCGGAAAACTCGGTGATGTGAACCACGAGAGCCGAACTGAAGGTCTCAAAACCGCGCTGGAAGAATCCGGCATGAAGGTTCTGGAAGTGCAGGATGCCAACTGTGAAACCGATAAAGCCGCCAATACCATGGAGTCATTTCTCTCCAAATATCCGGATCAGATAAACGCAGTCATGGTCACTTCTGATTCAATGGCAGTCGGAGCCGCACAGGCTATCGAGAGTGCCGGCGCTGAGGGAATAAAAATCTGTGGTTTTGATGGATTTCAGTCAGCGATCGAACTGGTGGAGACAGGCGAGGTCGAAATGATCATCGGGCAGAAACCGTATGATATGGGCAGCGAAGGGTTTGCGTGCGGCCTGGGCTCACTGGAAGGCGAAACTTATGATGCGTACATCAATCCCGGCATTCAGGTCATCGACAGCGAGAACTATAAAGATTTTCTCGGTTAA
- a CDS encoding zinc-binding dehydrogenase: MKCKQAFMYGPHDLRIEEVELPPLRDDQILIKLIACGICQSDVECFEGESAEGRYDLGPYTPGHEWVGRAVEIGKDVTSVKIGDKVVGDCVIPCHQCANCKDGKMSSACLNMREVGFRPDSPGGFGEYMILEEAYTHVIPEDWSNEVGSFVENFNVAYWGVWGNGCNPDASDVCVIIGGGPIGCSASMVCATSGATVIVVDPVESRRENALKYGADYTVDPSDGNVEQKIKDLTNGRGADVVIECSGNDIGIASLFDIAGHSARVGVVGHSIGRKVPVEIGKTIWKTLHIAGSGGTTNWFPRTIRFMSKIKDKYDFEDLVSHYYKFEDLAEAMEMARNKAVARKVMLTFDE; encoded by the coding sequence ATGAAATGTAAACAGGCATTTATGTATGGACCTCATGACCTTAGAATTGAAGAAGTTGAGCTTCCGCCACTGAGAGACGACCAGATTCTGATTAAACTTATCGCATGCGGCATCTGTCAGTCTGATGTAGAGTGTTTCGAAGGTGAATCTGCAGAAGGACGTTATGACCTTGGCCCGTATACTCCTGGACACGAGTGGGTAGGAAGAGCTGTTGAGATCGGTAAAGACGTTACTTCTGTCAAGATTGGTGATAAAGTAGTTGGCGACTGTGTCATTCCATGTCATCAGTGTGCGAACTGTAAAGATGGAAAGATGTCTTCCGCATGCCTTAACATGCGTGAAGTAGGCTTCCGTCCGGACTCTCCTGGTGGATTCGGCGAGTACATGATTCTCGAAGAGGCTTATACTCATGTGATCCCGGAAGACTGGTCCAATGAGGTCGGCAGTTTCGTAGAAAACTTTAACGTTGCTTACTGGGGTGTATGGGGCAATGGATGTAATCCGGACGCTTCTGATGTATGTGTTATCATCGGCGGCGGCCCGATCGGCTGTTCTGCATCAATGGTATGTGCAACATCCGGTGCTACCGTAATCGTTGTTGACCCGGTTGAATCCAGAAGAGAAAATGCATTGAAATATGGTGCGGATTATACGGTTGACCCATCTGACGGAAATGTTGAGCAGAAGATTAAAGATCTCACAAACGGCCGTGGCGCTGACGTGGTTATCGAGTGTTCCGGTAATGATATCGGTATCGCTTCTCTGTTTGATATTGCCGGACACAGCGCAAGAGTTGGTGTGGTTGGTCACTCCATCGGAAGAAAAGTTCCGGTTGAGATTGGTAAGACAATCTGGAAAACTCTGCATATTGCAGGAAGCGGAGGAACAACTAACTGGTTCCCGAGAACAATCCGTTTCATGTCCAAGATTAAAGACAAATATGATTTTGAGGATCTTGTATCTCATTACTATAAGTTCGAGGATCTTGCCGAGGCTATGGAAATGGCAAGAAACAAAGCTGTCGCTCGTAAGGTTATGTTAACCTTCGATGAATAA
- a CDS encoding sugar ABC transporter ATP-binding protein encodes MHDIVKEFPGVRALKGVQLKVRPGTVHTLMGENGAGKSTLMKCLIGIHPATSGKIIYKGKEVSFKSTQEALDAGISMIHQELSPVYERSVCDNVWLGREPKKGILTDHRKMYDDCVELFSRMGLDIDPHDKMKDLTVAKMQMVEIVKAVSYDSSIVIMDEPTSALTESEVEDLFQIIADLKEKGVAIVYISHKMDEIFRISDDITVYRDGEYIATDRAENLTQDKLIQLMVGREITDMFPKTECPIGDVVLKVEDLCAGRLVQHVSFELRKGEILGFAGLVGAGRTETMETIFGMRHKTSGKIVKDGKELDIKSPKDAIENHISLLTEDRRGNGIVGLLSVRENMVMANLNLKAYGMPLNAKKMREDAQTYIDKIRVKTPTMETPIQNLSGGNQQKVLVGRWLLTNPDVLIVDEPTRGIDVGAKSEIHALLSELAGQGKAIIVVSSEMPEVMGVADRMVVMHEGHVSGILDRSEFSQELIMKYATSHEGEAKAN; translated from the coding sequence ATGCATGATATCGTAAAAGAATTCCCTGGAGTAAGGGCATTGAAGGGCGTTCAGTTAAAAGTACGCCCCGGAACTGTACATACGCTGATGGGTGAGAATGGTGCCGGAAAATCCACATTGATGAAATGCCTGATCGGTATTCATCCCGCAACCTCGGGAAAGATCATTTATAAAGGAAAAGAGGTCAGCTTTAAGTCCACACAGGAAGCACTGGACGCCGGGATCTCGATGATCCACCAGGAACTCTCCCCGGTGTATGAGCGCTCCGTGTGTGACAACGTATGGCTTGGCAGGGAACCGAAAAAAGGGATCCTGACCGACCACAGGAAGATGTATGACGACTGCGTGGAACTGTTTTCGCGCATGGGCCTTGACATAGACCCGCATGATAAGATGAAAGACCTGACCGTCGCAAAAATGCAGATGGTTGAAATTGTAAAGGCGGTATCCTATGATTCGTCGATCGTAATCATGGATGAGCCGACCTCGGCGCTGACGGAGTCAGAGGTTGAGGACCTGTTTCAGATAATTGCAGACTTGAAAGAAAAAGGCGTGGCCATAGTTTATATTTCGCATAAGATGGACGAGATCTTCCGGATCAGTGATGACATCACGGTGTACCGTGACGGGGAGTACATCGCGACGGACCGGGCGGAGAACCTGACGCAGGACAAGCTGATCCAGCTGATGGTAGGGCGCGAGATCACGGATATGTTCCCGAAGACGGAGTGCCCGATCGGGGATGTGGTGCTGAAGGTGGAGGACCTGTGCGCAGGCCGGCTGGTACAGCACGTATCGTTTGAGCTGAGGAAGGGAGAGATCCTGGGATTCGCAGGGCTTGTGGGAGCAGGCCGGACGGAGACGATGGAGACGATCTTCGGGATGCGGCACAAGACGTCGGGAAAGATTGTAAAGGACGGGAAAGAGCTGGACATCAAAAGCCCGAAGGATGCGATTGAGAACCATATCAGCCTGCTGACGGAGGACCGGCGCGGGAACGGGATCGTGGGGCTGTTGAGCGTGCGTGAGAACATGGTCATGGCAAACCTGAACCTGAAGGCGTACGGGATGCCGCTGAATGCGAAGAAGATGCGCGAGGACGCGCAGACGTACATAGATAAGATCCGGGTGAAAACCCCGACGATGGAAACCCCTATCCAGAACCTGTCCGGAGGGAACCAGCAGAAAGTGCTGGTCGGCAGATGGCTGCTGACGAACCCGGATGTGCTGATCGTGGATGAGCCGACACGAGGGATCGATGTCGGGGCGAAGTCCGAGATCCATGCCCTGCTGTCGGAACTGGCAGGCCAGGGGAAAGCGATCATCGTGGTATCATCGGAGATGCCGGAAGTCATGGGAGTGGCGGACCGCATGGTGGTGATGCACGAAGGGCACGTGAGCGGAATCCTGGACCGTTCGGAATTCTCACAGGAATTGATCATGAAATATGCGACTTCCCATGAAGGGGAAGCGAAAGCGAATTAG
- the iolM gene encoding scyllo-inosose 3-dehydrogenase, whose product MRAFYVEADFQPKEGYRLSERESSTGRALRGNQIWKDIRGSVTDRPEPVCGDNQVKIKVGAAGICGTDAHLLRKDDMGYSMYDGHTKYPIITGHEFAGEIVEIGKNVKKLKVGDLVSVESMHWCGECDACRRGMFNQCKELEEPGLTYDGGFAEYATVHAKYCYKLNDIVNYYGGDKMAAFEMGAMIEPTGVAYNGLFVRGGGIRPGGHVAVFGAGPIGLAAISLMKTAGAAKLIAFESIPERVELAKACGADYVFDPTSFKSADDQAEMLMDMTNGAGISLFAECAGATKFTYPVMAKSLAIGGKTVQIGHTVGLTPVDIFGWQWNAATISGSNGQSGQGIYPDVIALMASGRIDMRKMVTGRFNLEDIEEGMKITAGKVLVSTEYPRLK is encoded by the coding sequence ATGAGAGCGTTTTATGTAGAGGCAGATTTTCAGCCCAAAGAAGGCTATAGATTATCAGAGCGTGAATCCAGCACAGGACGTGCACTGCGCGGCAATCAGATCTGGAAAGATATCCGTGGTTCTGTAACGGACCGTCCGGAACCGGTCTGCGGTGACAATCAGGTAAAAATCAAAGTCGGTGCAGCAGGAATCTGCGGTACAGATGCACACCTGCTGAGGAAAGATGATATGGGATATTCCATGTATGACGGACATACGAAATATCCGATCATCACAGGTCATGAGTTTGCCGGTGAGATTGTGGAAATTGGCAAGAATGTAAAAAAACTAAAAGTTGGTGATCTGGTATCTGTTGAATCCATGCACTGGTGCGGAGAATGTGATGCATGTCGCCGTGGTATGTTCAATCAGTGTAAAGAACTGGAAGAACCTGGACTTACATACGATGGAGGATTTGCTGAATACGCAACTGTTCATGCAAAATACTGCTATAAATTAAATGATATCGTAAATTACTATGGCGGCGATAAGATGGCGGCATTTGAGATGGGCGCCATGATTGAGCCGACTGGCGTGGCTTATAATGGACTTTTCGTACGCGGCGGCGGAATCCGTCCGGGCGGACATGTTGCTGTTTTCGGTGCGGGTCCTATCGGACTGGCAGCAATCTCTCTGATGAAAACTGCAGGAGCTGCAAAATTAATTGCATTTGAGAGCATTCCGGAGCGTGTGGAACTGGCAAAGGCCTGCGGCGCAGACTATGTGTTTGACCCGACTTCTTTCAAGAGTGCAGATGATCAGGCGGAAATGCTGATGGATATGACAAACGGAGCGGGAATCTCTCTTTTTGCAGAGTGTGCAGGAGCAACGAAGTTTACGTATCCGGTAATGGCTAAATCTCTGGCCATCGGTGGAAAGACAGTTCAGATTGGTCACACTGTCGGACTGACTCCTGTTGATATATTCGGATGGCAGTGGAATGCAGCTACGATTTCCGGATCCAACGGACAGTCTGGACAGGGTATCTACCCGGATGTTATCGCATTGATGGCATCGGGACGTATTGATATGCGCAAAATGGTAACCGGACGCTTTAACCTGGAAGATATCGAAGAAGGCATGAAGATCACAGCAGGTAAAGTTCTGGTATCTACAGAGTACCCGAGACTGAAATAA
- a CDS encoding substrate-binding domain-containing protein, which yields MRKRVLATLLAAGMVMGSLAGCGNSDSGSSDSGSKEAETTKEAETKTDDAADDAAGDEAAASGDLAEVLGDITMVIANRDEFLSEMESGAIKAAETLGVKMTTVDAQNDQSKLLQFVETAKNNDQKVIIVNPVDAAADACQQIVDAAGDMKVVFVNRPPDDIDAGSKVLNENVVYVGSDEMTSGYFQGQALSEYFKEQGKTDIKYILIQGTLGQVSTTNRTASLLKAFEDNGINAEEATSPLVADWDRATAQDMITPLLTTIEYDCIVGNCDALSLGAIEAMKSQGLDPSSVPIVGIDATTDGRQAIHDGDMYMTVFQNAAGQGYGAMKAAANLVQGKPANDGTEWELDETGCIVWIPFEPVNLDNVDTYDNYTLNIE from the coding sequence ATGAGAAAGAGAGTATTAGCGACCTTATTGGCAGCAGGAATGGTAATGGGCAGCTTGGCTGGATGTGGGAATTCGGACAGTGGTAGCAGTGACAGCGGAAGTAAAGAAGCAGAGACAACAAAAGAGGCAGAGACAAAGACTGATGATGCTGCAGATGACGCAGCAGGTGATGAGGCGGCGGCTTCTGGCGATCTGGCAGAAGTACTCGGGGACATTACAATGGTTATCGCAAACAGAGACGAGTTCCTTTCTGAGATGGAATCGGGTGCAATCAAAGCGGCCGAGACACTGGGCGTGAAAATGACAACCGTGGACGCACAGAACGACCAGAGTAAACTCCTTCAGTTTGTTGAGACTGCAAAGAATAATGATCAGAAAGTTATTATTGTTAATCCGGTTGACGCGGCAGCAGATGCTTGTCAGCAGATCGTTGACGCGGCAGGCGATATGAAAGTGGTATTTGTTAACAGACCGCCAGATGATATTGATGCGGGAAGTAAAGTTCTGAATGAAAACGTTGTGTATGTAGGTTCTGATGAGATGACCTCCGGTTATTTCCAGGGACAGGCACTTTCAGAGTATTTTAAAGAGCAGGGCAAGACGGACATCAAATATATTCTGATCCAGGGTACTCTGGGACAGGTTTCCACAACAAATCGTACCGCATCTCTGCTGAAGGCATTTGAAGATAACGGCATCAATGCAGAAGAAGCAACATCTCCTCTGGTTGCCGACTGGGATCGTGCGACAGCACAGGATATGATTACACCGCTTCTGACAACAATTGAGTATGACTGTATCGTAGGTAACTGTGATGCGTTGTCACTGGGTGCAATCGAAGCTATGAAATCACAGGGTCTGGATCCGTCTTCTGTTCCGATTGTTGGGATCGACGCTACAACAGACGGACGTCAGGCTATCCATGACGGTGACATGTACATGACGGTGTTCCAGAACGCGGCAGGTCAGGGATATGGAGCTATGAAAGCGGCTGCAAACCTTGTACAGGGCAAACCTGCAAACGACGGAACAGAGTGGGAGCTGGATGAGACAGGATGCATCGTATGGATTCCGTTTGAGCCGGTTAATCTTGACAATGTAGACACATATGACAATTATACTCTGAATATCGAATGA
- a CDS encoding ABC transporter permease → MTKKKMPSFMGPLIAAILLSIVLAIISSTFLSINNLMNILRQASINAMVSLGMLLVLLTGGIDISVGPMVALSSCVMGVLLKSGITNPFILICSCLLVGALCGEVNGFIFTKLKLPHPFVSTMGSRQVFRGLALLITAAAPIGGFPDSVTFVGSANIGVFPVCFVVVIVIFALVGIFLSKTALGRNIYSVGGNKEASRLAGINVPRTLNFVYVMSGFMCAVAGIIMMGRVGSATPLAGETFDMDAIASCVIGGASFSGGKGTVSGTLIGALLIAIIRNGLNLMGAQTDVQYIVIGIVIIAAVFVDVVRGNADIKSRLKTRAKVQADA, encoded by the coding sequence ATGACTAAGAAAAAAATGCCGTCCTTTATGGGGCCGCTTATCGCAGCTATATTACTTTCAATCGTTTTGGCGATCATCTCATCCACTTTTTTGAGTATCAACAACCTGATGAATATCCTCAGGCAGGCATCAATCAATGCTATGGTATCACTGGGTATGCTGCTGGTTTTATTGACCGGCGGAATCGATATTTCAGTCGGACCTATGGTGGCCTTATCCTCCTGCGTCATGGGCGTATTGCTGAAGAGCGGAATCACAAATCCTTTTATACTGATCTGCTCCTGTCTGCTTGTAGGTGCACTCTGCGGGGAAGTAAACGGTTTTATTTTCACCAAATTGAAACTGCCGCATCCGTTCGTTTCTACCATGGGATCCAGACAGGTATTCCGGGGCCTGGCACTGCTGATTACAGCGGCCGCCCCAATCGGAGGTTTTCCAGATTCCGTTACATTTGTCGGCTCTGCAAATATCGGAGTGTTTCCCGTCTGTTTTGTAGTCGTTATTGTGATCTTTGCCCTCGTAGGTATCTTCCTGTCCAAAACTGCACTGGGCCGTAATATCTATTCCGTCGGGGGAAACAAAGAAGCATCAAGACTGGCGGGTATCAACGTACCGCGCACACTAAACTTTGTTTATGTTATGTCCGGATTCATGTGTGCGGTTGCAGGTATTATCATGATGGGCCGCGTGGGAAGCGCGACTCCTCTTGCAGGTGAAACATTTGATATGGACGCGATCGCCTCCTGCGTCATCGGTGGAGCCTCCTTCAGCGGCGGCAAGGGGACCGTCAGCGGAACGCTGATCGGCGCATTACTCATTGCAATTATCAGAAATGGTTTAAACCTGATGGGTGCACAGACAGATGTTCAGTACATCGTCATCGGTATCGTGATCATCGCTGCAGTATTCGTGGATGTGGTCCGCGGCAACGCAGATATAAAATCAAGATTGAAAACCAGAGCAAAAGTACAGGCAGATGCTTGA
- a CDS encoding uroporphyrinogen decarboxylase family protein gives MTSKERVRTSFAHKQPDKMAMDFGGMGCSTTHVTNVKKLREYYGLEKRPVKVFDIFGMTGAMDEDLKTAIGTDVEQITPFNASFGLRTDGDWKEWEYMGVDLLVPKECQITDDGKGGYFIYPQGDTSVSPSGHMPAGGFYFDNVERQQPIDEDDMNFMDNCEEYCDVTEDNLNYLKKVAEEYKNGKSERAVVFDPGGAALGDAAFIAGPQLKHPKGIRTVSDWYMAPILYPDYVHEVFEYQTDMMIKNWTKMYDILGDVVDIAYICGTDFGNQLSLMCSLDTFEEFYKPYYSKMNKWVHEHAKWHTLKHSCGAIFDVIPKLIESGFDSVNPVQCSAAGMDPQRLKDTYGDHMVFWGGCVDTQKVLPFGTVQEVKDQVKQRCEIFSKNGGYICASIHIIQCNVPLENIVGMIDAIHEFNGDK, from the coding sequence ATGACATCAAAAGAAAGAGTAAGAACGTCATTTGCGCATAAACAACCGGACAAAATGGCGATGGATTTTGGCGGAATGGGTTGTTCCACGACCCATGTAACAAACGTGAAAAAGCTGCGGGAGTATTATGGACTGGAAAAACGTCCGGTTAAAGTATTTGACATCTTTGGTATGACAGGCGCGATGGACGAGGACCTGAAAACAGCGATCGGAACGGATGTAGAGCAGATCACGCCGTTTAACGCAAGCTTTGGGCTGCGCACGGACGGTGACTGGAAAGAGTGGGAGTACATGGGTGTTGACCTGCTGGTTCCGAAAGAATGCCAGATCACGGATGACGGTAAAGGCGGTTATTTCATTTATCCGCAGGGAGATACGAGTGTTTCGCCGAGCGGACATATGCCGGCAGGCGGTTTCTATTTTGACAACGTAGAGCGCCAGCAGCCGATCGATGAAGACGATATGAACTTCATGGATAACTGCGAAGAATACTGTGACGTAACAGAAGACAACCTGAACTACCTGAAAAAAGTTGCGGAAGAATACAAAAACGGAAAGAGCGAACGCGCTGTTGTCTTTGATCCGGGCGGAGCGGCTCTCGGAGATGCGGCATTTATCGCGGGTCCTCAGCTGAAACATCCGAAAGGTATCCGTACGGTTTCTGACTGGTACATGGCCCCGATTCTTTACCCGGATTATGTGCATGAAGTATTCGAATATCAGACAGATATGATGATTAAGAACTGGACGAAAATGTATGATATCCTGGGCGATGTCGTAGATATTGCCTATATCTGTGGAACGGATTTTGGAAATCAGCTTTCACTGATGTGTTCTCTGGATACATTTGAAGAGTTTTACAAACCGTATTACTCGAAGATGAACAAATGGGTACATGAGCATGCGAAATGGCATACTCTGAAACATTCCTGCGGGGCTATCTTTGATGTGATTCCAAAACTGATTGAAAGCGGGTTTGATTCTGTAAATCCTGTGCAGTGTTCCGCTGCAGGAATGGATCCTCAGCGCCTGAAAGATACATACGGTGATCATATGGTATTCTGGGGCGGCTGTGTGGACACACAGAAAGTGCTTCCTTTTGGAACTGTCCAGGAGGTCAAAGACCAGGTGAAACAGCGCTGTGAAATTTTCTCCAAAAACGGAGGTTATATCTGCGCATCTATTCACATCATCCAGTGTAATGTACCACTGGAAAACATCGTTGGCATGATTGATGCAATTCATGAATTCAACGGTGATAAATAA
- a CDS encoding sugar ABC transporter ATP-binding protein — translation MENVVVELKHIRKEFPGVVALDDMSLQLKRGEVHGLIGENGAGKSTLIKTITGVNIPEQGEIFINGERTVFHGPADSKSRGIACVYQELNIVKELPIVDNLFLGSHVKSKSGFLDYAYMNQKTEEVMASMGQKISAGEICGRLGMGQQQMVEIGRAVLRDAQVIILDEPTSSLGERESEELFKTVKILKKKNIAVLFISHKLEEIFEICDIVTVMRDGKHISTKPSKDMTKDSLIADMVGRTLDNLYPKLEHEPGAVALEVSGLTKTGQYYDASFKARRGEILGFSGLVGAGRTELMHGIFGSAIPDFGEIKINGNTVAIKSPQDAIKKGIAFLTEDRKQEGLVLTESIARNLSLVNLRKIRRGIFIDFSRIREQAEACVAKLKIATPSIQKNAGELSGGNQQKVVIGKWMNQDADIYIFDEPTRGIDVGAKIEVYNLMNELLAAGKCVIMVSSDLQEVLGMCDRIIIMREGKIRGELSSRDDHFNQEDIMKLAWGGKLDD, via the coding sequence TTGGAAAATGTCGTAGTTGAATTAAAACATATACGAAAGGAATTCCCCGGTGTCGTGGCTCTGGATGATATGTCACTTCAGTTAAAAAGAGGGGAGGTCCATGGCCTTATAGGCGAAAATGGCGCCGGCAAATCGACTCTGATTAAAACGATCACAGGTGTCAACATTCCAGAACAGGGAGAAATCTTTATAAATGGCGAGAGAACGGTTTTTCATGGTCCTGCCGATTCTAAATCAAGGGGTATCGCCTGTGTATATCAGGAATTGAATATCGTCAAGGAACTGCCGATCGTCGACAATCTGTTTCTGGGGAGTCATGTAAAAAGCAAATCCGGTTTTCTGGATTATGCCTATATGAATCAAAAAACCGAAGAGGTCATGGCATCCATGGGTCAGAAAATTTCTGCAGGTGAAATATGCGGCAGACTCGGCATGGGCCAGCAGCAGATGGTCGAGATCGGCCGTGCGGTTCTCAGGGATGCCCAGGTAATCATCCTGGACGAACCTACATCCAGTTTAGGAGAGAGAGAGTCTGAAGAACTGTTTAAAACTGTTAAAATTTTAAAGAAGAAGAATATCGCGGTATTATTTATCTCCCATAAACTAGAAGAAATTTTTGAAATCTGCGATATTGTTACCGTCATGCGGGATGGAAAACATATCTCAACAAAACCTTCCAAAGACATGACGAAGGATTCTTTGATCGCTGATATGGTCGGACGTACGCTGGACAATCTTTATCCAAAGCTTGAGCACGAGCCGGGAGCAGTTGCCCTGGAAGTCTCCGGTCTCACTAAGACGGGTCAGTATTACGATGCCAGCTTTAAGGCGAGACGCGGAGAAATACTTGGATTTTCGGGACTGGTAGGAGCAGGCAGAACCGAGTTAATGCACGGTATATTTGGTTCCGCGATACCGGATTTTGGAGAGATCAAAATCAACGGCAATACCGTTGCCATCAAATCGCCGCAGGACGCGATCAAAAAAGGAATTGCTTTTCTGACCGAAGACCGGAAACAGGAAGGACTGGTTTTAACAGAATCCATCGCCAGAAATCTGTCTCTTGTAAACCTCAGGAAAATACGCAGAGGTATTTTTATTGATTTTTCCAGAATAAGGGAACAGGCAGAGGCCTGTGTTGCAAAGCTGAAGATTGCAACGCCGTCGATACAGAAAAATGCCGGAGAACTTTCCGGCGGAAACCAGCAAAAAGTTGTGATAGGAAAATGGATGAATCAGGATGCTGATATCTACATATTTGATGAACCAACCAGGGGTATCGACGTCGGCGCAAAAATTGAAGTTTATAATCTGATGAATGAACTCCTCGCAGCAGGCAAATGTGTGATCATGGTATCCTCCGATCTCCAGGAAGTGCTCGGAATGTGTGACCGTATCATTATCATGAGGGAAGGGAAAATCAGAGGGGAATTATCATCACGGGATGATCATTTCAATCAGGAAGACATTATGAAATTAGCATGGGGAGGGAAATTAGATGACTAA
- a CDS encoding AraC family transcriptional regulator encodes MILSFAKDSVPVSFAEGTTPRLLTASNITRASSQYARVLHSHNDRLELLLVRTGSGYYIVDDEKFEIKAGNIVVCNEGSLHDEVPEYNRQLSMISIAIDDVYINGLPKNHLIPDTVKPVLKVGKEFVLMDAMFQSIFESLAFGSEDKQETCIYLTQALLSLVLHSFEEFGIPSPVMPKKNSSALLHDIKKYIDDNFAEDLSLPKISEQFFISQSYLSHLFKRKLGYSPMHYIVRRRIGEAQLLLVFTRKSITEIASEVGFDNLSHFNVQFKKYVGLSPLAYRKRNILPDPDESEDEY; translated from the coding sequence ATGATACTCAGTTTTGCAAAAGATTCGGTTCCTGTATCGTTCGCGGAGGGAACGACACCACGGCTTTTAACTGCAAGTAATATTACCCGCGCCTCCAGCCAGTATGCACGTGTACTGCACAGCCACAATGACCGGCTGGAACTTCTGTTAGTCCGCACGGGATCCGGTTATTACATTGTTGACGATGAAAAATTCGAGATCAAGGCGGGAAACATCGTCGTCTGCAATGAAGGATCACTGCATGATGAAGTACCGGAATACAACCGGCAGCTATCCATGATATCCATCGCCATCGATGACGTATACATCAATGGTCTTCCAAAGAATCATCTGATTCCCGATACCGTTAAACCGGTCTTAAAAGTAGGAAAAGAATTCGTACTTATGGACGCCATGTTTCAGTCAATTTTTGAGTCTCTGGCTTTCGGATCAGAAGATAAGCAGGAAACCTGCATTTATCTGACGCAGGCGCTGCTTTCGCTTGTACTGCATTCATTTGAGGAATTCGGCATCCCAAGTCCCGTTATGCCCAAGAAAAACAGTTCAGCACTGCTCCATGATATCAAAAAATACATTGACGATAATTTTGCTGAAGACCTGTCACTGCCCAAAATCAGCGAACAGTTCTTCATCAGTCAATCTTATCTCTCACACCTGTTTAAACGAAAACTGGGCTATTCTCCCATGCATTATATTGTCAGAAGACGTATCGGCGAAGCACAGCTGCTGTTGGTGTTTACCAGGAAATCAATTACAGAAATCGCATCTGAAGTGGGCTTTGACAATTTAAGTCATTTTAACGTACAGTTTAAAAAATATGTCGGATTATCTCCGCTGGCCTACCGTAAGCGTAACATACTGCCTGACCCTGATGAAAGCGAGGATGAATATTAG